The Brassica oleracea var. oleracea cultivar TO1000 chromosome C6, BOL, whole genome shotgun sequence genomic interval TCATAAACCAATTAAAAAAAGTGCTACCGAAGGTCAGTTATAAAAATAAGATGCTGCATTCAATTACAAATAAAAATGTCATTCAAAGGTACAAAACAAATAAACGAATATGATATTATTTCATATGGCCTCAATATTGGTATTAGTGTTGCAAACGATTTAATGAGAAAATAAAAAAATGCAGAGTGGATCATCACTGGGGCTAAAGCCAAAAACTAATCGGCCTCTTTCTTGTTCTTCTCTTTGACGTACTCATCCATCTCAGCGAGCCAGAGATCAGCAAACTCGCAATCCTTCCAAGCATCAAACCAAGGCCCACCGCGAGTATAATGCACGGCCTTAGGCTTCGTATGGGGATCGCCCTCAACAACACAGTTATGCCCTTCAAGAAAGTTCCAAACAAAAGGAACAGACCCAATCTCCTCATCCTCCAGCCACTGGAACCTATGGAGGAAGGCACCCGTCTGAGTATTCACAGTCTCAGGATCCAGGGCCCTGTTCTTCGGGTGTCCGCAGTTGTAAAGCACCATGGAGGACCAGTTCTTCCTCGGGTACACGGTCTGCACCGCGCCGTCCATCTTGGTCGTCTCTTTGGGAGTGTAATCGTGCTGAACGCACATGATTGCGTATTTGTCGTCGATGAGATCGACGAGCTGCTTGATGTCGGCGAGGTAGAGGAAGTCGCAGTCGACGAACATGGCCCAGCCTTGGTAGTTGGAGAGGTGCGGGGTGAGGAAGCGGGTGAAGGAGAACTCGGTGCTCTCGAGGGGAATTCTTTCTCGCCAGTAGAGGCCGGCCTTTCTGAGATCTGATTGGACGATGGGAGTGATCGATACGGGGATTGAAGATCGCTTGGTGATGGAGTGGCGGCAGACTTGGTAGGCGAGTTCTTCGCGCGGATCGTAACCGACGAAGATCCTGAATGGTGGTTTGTTCTCGGTTGATCCGTTGCTCATTGTCATTTGTGTGGTTTGGATCTGCGTTTTAGATTTCATTCGCAAAGTAAATATCAGATCTCTCTATCTATCTCATTACGCTAAAGCATTTTTTTCAGAAAGGTCAGATCGTGATGAAGCAGAATCATGTAAATGCTAATCAGTGTCGAGGAAACATGAAAACTCGTTACCGGGAAAATGAAGAGTTCGAGGTGGTAATGCTTGGGGAGAGCGAACCAACGGATTTTTCTCTGTTTTTCTTTTGAGAATTATTTTGTTTGTTTCTTTTGATTGGACTAAATTAGGAAACCATAGATTTGGAGCGACGAAGGAGGAGGGGAGGTGATGAATCTTGAGTATAAATTAGTTAACTAATAAATAATATATGAGAGATAGAGAGACACTCGGGTTGACCCGAGTATTGACTCGGTGTCGGTGTAAAACAAAACACCGAATAAACCGAAATTAATAAGCCTAACCGGAACCGGGTCCGGGTCCATTTGAGTTGTAGAGACAAAAAAAAAGAAAATTTAGAATTGAGTCGGAAGAGTTGTTGATCGAGAATGGAGATGGAGAGAAAGACGAAGGAGATGGAGGAGAAGTTGTGCCGGAGGTGCAAGGGAAGCTACAGAGACTCCTCGAACAACGCTTCATCTTGCCGTTTTCATCCTTCCTTCTTCGTTTGTCGTCGCCATGATGACCAGAAAAGGTTTTGTCCCCTGAAAACCCTAAAGCCGCTTTGTTTGATGGAAATTTTTAAATCCCAAAACAGCTTGACGAATTAGTTACACTGATTCTCTTGTTCTCGATCAGTTGAAAGAGTTTTGGAAGTTGATCTATGTGTTTCATCATTAGGGTCAAATGGGTATTAATCTGATTCCTTGTGTGTTTGTCGTAAGTAAGATAAATATGAGTTGCGTTGTCTTTAGTTGGATAATTCGCTAGACTATTATCTGGCATCACTTGTCCTGATTAAGATGGTATTGACAAATGAAGGTACTATGAATTGGGACCAGAAGATCCACCATATGCAGCCAAGTTCTACGATTGCTGCGGTGCAGAGGATCCTAATGCACCTGGTTGTGTCACCAGCCCTCACATTTCATATGACGACTGAACTCTTTCATTATGCCTGTGTTTTAAATTTCTATAAACATCATGTAAATAATCTCATGTACCATAGTGTTCACCTCGTGGAATGAAATAATTGGCTTGTGACATTGCGTGGTTACTGTCTTTGGACCACCTTCAGGGTTGTACACAGCCAGAGTGAATTGTTTAGCTTGAAGCTTGCTTCGATGAGTTTTGTTGTGTGTAAGAGTACTTCTGATCTTTACAAATGATTGAAACAGTTCCTTTCTCAATTGTGATAATTTTCCAATGAAGGATTAAACAACTAAGTGAAATTGCCTTGTAAGGTGTTTATTAAAGTGAGAATTAAAAAACAAAACAAAAACAAAAACAAAGTAGGTTTTCTGAAATTCTTTTCTTTTTGGTCTCTATGATGAATCCAGGCATCTAGTACAATTTAGGGAAGGACTTGAGATCAGTTTGATTGTTCCTCACTTAGTCCACAGTTTATAAGACTGATGAGATAAGGCTAGTGTACTGTACTTTTAAAGCAGTGCAGCCTCTTTGGCATGAAAGATTGGTGTAAAACGTCAAGTAATAACAATAAACCAGAAAAAAATAGATTTTCCATAAACAGGTTGTTATATCTCTTATTAACAAACTCAATTCAGATGTAATTTATATGTGTAAACAACTTTTCTCTGCTGTCTTTCTAATGGAACAGTTAGGCACTTAGTGAAATGGAGAGGAAGGACGAGAGCTTGAATTTCTTAATCTTTGTGGAGTCTCGCGGCTGGAACAAAACCTCGGTGCTCGACCTTACAGTCACTTCCTTCGACTCTGATCCTGATCTCCCTTCACTTCTGTAGTCCCTATACGAGTAACGAACCTGCAACCTCGACGGGGCTGCAAACACGAATTTAAAAAAAAATTAAGATTTTAAAAATGTAAAACATATAAGCAAATGGAAGAAGAAAATGAATTTTGTTTTGAACTTTAAAGAAAGAGAAAGTTACCGAATCCAAGCATGCTTGTTTGCTGAATAGAGATACGGTCAACTTTTGATCTCTTGATCTGTTTCAGAGCCAAAGTATCTTCCTGCTTTCCTTTGAACTCAAGGAACTCTCCTAACACAATCTTGCTACCTTTAAGCTCCACCCTGCATCACAATCAAACCTTTTTAAAAAAAAAAAAAAAGAAAACTCTCCGACCAGAACTAATTTATCCAGGAGAACCAAATCTCTCTTTCTGACCTATCCCACATTGGTGCAGTGGCAAGGATGAAGTTAAGTTTTTGATGCGAAGATTCATGCATCTCTTTTCCTGTGCAAAATGCGCCTTTAACCCAACCAGAGAGTGTGCTCCTTGATACTGGTTTCAGATGTTTCCACTCTTCGTAGGTAATTACCTCCTCACTCGGAAACGCATGCGTTGTACTGAAATAAACACAAGTTTACCAAAAGAATAATAGTATATTTAGGGGGTAAAATAGTCACACGCCCACAGGCTTCAAAAGGGTCTGCAACTAGTATTGATGTTTGTAAACATGTAAATACAGACTGTCGCAAAGATAACAGTATATACCGAAAGTTAGGATTGGGAATTACAACTTTGCAAGACGGATTTCCTTCTAGTAAAGTGACCCCCCTTTGTTCAAGATATGATACAAGAACTGAAGCTTGTTTTTTGACATCAACCAGCTGAGAAAAACCATAAATCTATTAGAGTCAGAAACAAAGTTGCATAGATGGATGATGCAGGTCAGCTTTGCTCTTGCATAGAATCAAGTGTTCTAAAAATCGGTCTAGGCAGCATCTAGGCGTCCGCCTAGTCGGTAAATCGGACCTAAACGAAACGATTTTTCTAGATCAAAATTTTCAAAAATCGGTCTAGGGGCTCAAAAATCGGTCTAGGCGCCACGCGGATAATCAATAATCATATATAAAGCGCTTAAAAGGCCATAGAGCCTAACGGCCGGCTAGCGATTTCTTAAACGTTCAATTCAAACATGTAATCTTGTCTATGAATGTGTAAAGAGGGGTTCATGAGACGAGAAGCAACAGTTTTATCAGCACTAAACTAATTTCATAATAATCTACTAAAGCAGCAACCATAGTCTTTGTAATCATTACACAGACGTACAGGATCAGGGTAAGTCTGAGTTGTATGATGCTTCCCAGCTTCACAAACCCAGCTTCCATCGCTGGTTACCGTAACAATCCCAGATAGATTCTTGACTCCGATGACCACAACTTGTCTAAAACAAACATATGAAGTCAACACATATCACAGAGAACAGAGAGATAAGAAGTTACCCTTTAGTGAGGAGGACAAGGTCGATGTCCTGTCTAGAAGAAGTGTCTGCATCTGGAATACGAAGCCCTACATAAGCTTTTCCACCATAAAGCTTCTCAAGTCTGCAAACTCTCAGTTGTAACCAATATAATCAAGAACCAATGAAGGGAATCAGCAAAGTGGGTTAAAAGAGAGGGTCACCTGTGAGCGACGGAGAAGAGAGCAGTTGAACCGAAGGTGTCGTCATCGGAAATCTCGTCGTCGTGGAAGAAACGGCGGACGAGTTTGTAGATTACGAGACCACAGATGATCTCCGCCCACATCCTTCTTTTCTTTTTCTTTTTCTTTTTCTTTTTTCCTTGTGGGAAATAAGAAGACACGCTTTGAAAGTAAGATAAAGAAAGCAAACACATTTGATTAGATATTTTAAGTTTGAGCATTTGTGTTTCAAAAAAATATATATTCGAGCATTTTTTTCTAACAATTCTACTTACCTTGTTAAAATTCAAATCTCACTTCATCACAATGAGCTATCCATGATTAACAATATTTTTTAATCTTGCTGAATACTCCCTCTATTCTAGGCATGCGCATCCGGATCCTCGGATCGGGTTCAAGTCGGGTCTTGTCGGGTCCGGATCTTTCAGGTTCTATAAATTTAGACTCATATAGGTACTTATAATTTTTCGGGTCGGTTTTGGATCGGGTCTTGTCGGATCCGGATCAGTTCGAGTCTATAATTTCAATACCCGTAAAATACTCATAATTTTCGGATATATTTTGGATCCGGGTCGGTTCGGGTATTTATGACCCGAAAAGGATTCGATATATCCGAATTGGACCCGAAAACTCTAAAAATACCCGAAAACCCGCAAAAATACCCGAAAATATCCAAAATCAGACCTGAAAACCCAAAACATACCTGAATTATATTTTCTAAGAATCTAAAATTTTACCTGAAACCTACAATTTTACCCGAAAACCCGAAACTTTTAAAAAAATCCAAAATACCAAAAATATACTCAATCATCCAAATATACCTAATATATACAATTTTTTGCAGGTACTTCGGGTACCTGAACGGGTCTCGGGTAGGACCCGCACCCTAGCCAAGACCTGCGGGTCCAAAAAAAAGATCCAATAGGTACTTTAGCATGGGCCAGGACCCGGACCCGAACCTATATTTTTGGATCGGTTCCGGTTCGGATCTTCGGGTCCGGGTAAAATGCTCAGATCCAAAATAAGTCAAGCAAGTAGCAAAGGCGCACCTGTAGTCTGGTAGAGGAGAACATGTCATCAGAGACGGAAAAAACCTAAGGCCATGATTAACCCGAACTCTTAGGATGAAGTTCTTAGTTTCAGCTAAAAATCGGTTTTAGCTTTTAACTAAGAAAAGCTAAGAACCATCTCTCAAATAAGATATATATGAGCCGACTATTAGCCGAAATGTATAAAAAAATGTCAAATCATGAGTTAAGAACCCCAAATTAAGAATCTGGATTAATCAAGCTCTAAATACCAGCACTTAGGCCTGCCTATACTAGCGCTTTTTTTTGAAACACGAGTACCTATACTTGCTAAAAGAGAAATATATCTTGCTTGTTTACCATCTCACCACTTAGATGGATAACTTAAAAATACAAAACTTCAGAAAAGAAGCATCAAAGACCACATGACTAGTTTTTATCACTTCCAAAGTCAATAATCCATCTGTTTCAATATATATTTTGGCAAAAAAAATATTTGTTTCACACTATAATGTGTTTACATAATCCAAAACAACTTTTGCATTTATTAGATATTATGTGACTAATATAATAATCCATGTTTTTTATTATTGGTGGAACTTATATATTAAATGCTAATTTTTCAAAAGTTTAATATTATCATTTTTTACTAAAACTACTTACATTTTGAAATAGAGGGGGTATTATCCTTACAAAATATAGCGAAAGCAAAGAAGGTGGTTGCTGCCTCAAATATCTTAATTTTTTTATTTTTATAGCTTGGTTAGGTATTGAATTGAAGTCTCATCTCAAAAATCTCAAAACTGGTATAGGGATAATTCCTAGGAGTTATTGAGACTTTTTAAATATGGATGGTCTTCATAATAGGATTTTAGAATACCCTAAAATTATTCGAGCTTAAGCATCTACAAGTACGTCTCGCTTGATAAGTCTTGATAACACTTATGAAAATTCTTATTTTGTGCTTAAAGTGTGTTAGTGCAGATGAGGCGACGAAAAATAAGTGCAAAAAGTAAAACACACAGAATTTGTTAACAGGGTTCGTTT includes:
- the LOC106298375 gene encoding uncharacterized protein LOC106298375 isoform X1 — encoded protein: MWAEIICGLVIYKLVRRFFHDDEISDDDTFGSTALFSVAHRLEKLYGGKAYVGLRIPDADTSSRQDIDLVLLTKGQVVVIGVKNLSGIVTVTSDGSWVCEAGKHHTTQTYPDPLVDVKKQASVLVSYLEQRGVTLLEGNPSCKVVIPNPNFRTTHAFPSEEVITYEEWKHLKPVSRSTLSGWVKGAFCTGKEMHESSHQKLNFILATAPMWDRVELKGSKIVLGEFLEFKGKQEDTLALKQIKRSKVDRISIQQTSMLGFAPSRLQVRYSYRDYRSEGRSGSESKEVTVRSSTEVLFQPRDSTKIKKFKLSSFLSISLSA
- the LOC106296635 gene encoding uncharacterized protein LOC106296635, encoding MEMERKTKEMEEKLCRRCKGSYRDSSNNASSCRFHPSFFVCRRHDDQKRYYELGPEDPPYAAKFYDCCGAEDPNAPGCVTSPHISYDD
- the LOC106296634 gene encoding protein CDI-like; translation: MTMSNGSTENKPPFRIFVGYDPREELAYQVCRHSITKRSSIPVSITPIVQSDLRKAGLYWRERIPLESTEFSFTRFLTPHLSNYQGWAMFVDCDFLYLADIKQLVDLIDDKYAIMCVQHDYTPKETTKMDGAVQTVYPRKNWSSMVLYNCGHPKNRALDPETVNTQTGAFLHRFQWLEDEEIGSVPFVWNFLEGHNCVVEGDPHTKPKAVHYTRGGPWFDAWKDCEFADLWLAEMDEYVKEKNKKEAD
- the LOC106298375 gene encoding uncharacterized protein LOC106298375 isoform X2, coding for MTTPSVQLLSSPSLTAYVGLRIPDADTSSRQDIDLVLLTKGQVVVIGVKNLSGIVTVTSDGSWVCEAGKHHTTQTYPDPLVDVKKQASVLVSYLEQRGVTLLEGNPSCKVVIPNPNFRTTHAFPSEEVITYEEWKHLKPVSRSTLSGWVKGAFCTGKEMHESSHQKLNFILATAPMWDRVELKGSKIVLGEFLEFKGKQEDTLALKQIKRSKVDRISIQQTSMLGFAPSRLQVRYSYRDYRSEGRSGSESKEVTVRSSTEVLFQPRDSTKIKKFKLSSFLSISLSA